The following are encoded together in the Gilvimarinus sp. DA14 genome:
- a CDS encoding argininosuccinate synthase, which yields MSSINKVVLAYSGGLDTSVIVKWLQETYNCEVVTFTADIGQGEEVAPARAKAEALGVKEIYIDDLREEFVRDFVFPMFRANTIYEGEYLLGTSIARPLIAKRLIEIANETGADAIAHGATGKGNDQVRFELGAYALKPGIQVIAPWREWDLTSRETLMAYCEKHSIPVDFSSKKKKSPYSMDANLLHISYEGGVLEDPWTEAEEDMWRWSVSPEAAPDTPTYVDLTFEKGDIVAIDGERLSPATVLETLNKLGGDNGIGRLDIVENRYVGMKSRGCYETPGGTIILKAHRAIESITLDREVAHLKDSLMPKYAEVIYNGYWWSPERKMLQKAIDETQEPVNGDVRVKLYKGAVHVVGRRSADSLFDEKVATFEDDAGAYDQKDAEGFIKLNALRMRIAASKGRNLL from the coding sequence ATGTCGTCCATCAATAAAGTTGTGCTGGCTTATTCCGGCGGTCTGGACACTTCGGTGATCGTGAAATGGCTGCAGGAAACCTACAACTGCGAAGTGGTGACATTCACTGCCGATATCGGTCAGGGTGAAGAAGTCGCGCCCGCCCGCGCCAAAGCTGAGGCGTTGGGAGTTAAAGAAATTTATATTGACGATTTGCGCGAAGAGTTTGTGCGCGACTTCGTCTTCCCCATGTTTCGTGCTAACACTATCTACGAGGGTGAGTACCTGCTGGGTACTTCTATCGCCCGCCCGTTGATCGCCAAGCGCCTGATCGAGATCGCCAACGAAACCGGCGCCGATGCCATCGCCCACGGCGCCACCGGGAAGGGTAATGATCAGGTTCGATTTGAGCTTGGCGCCTATGCACTCAAGCCCGGCATCCAGGTGATTGCACCCTGGCGCGAGTGGGATCTGACCTCGCGCGAAACGTTGATGGCCTACTGCGAAAAGCACAGTATTCCGGTGGACTTTTCTTCCAAGAAGAAAAAGTCGCCTTATTCCATGGATGCCAATCTGCTGCACATCTCCTACGAAGGCGGTGTGCTGGAAGATCCCTGGACCGAAGCTGAAGAAGATATGTGGCGCTGGAGCGTGTCACCGGAGGCGGCTCCGGACACTCCTACCTACGTTGATCTTACCTTTGAGAAAGGTGACATCGTCGCTATTGATGGTGAGCGCCTTAGCCCGGCCACCGTGCTGGAAACGCTTAATAAGCTCGGCGGCGACAATGGTATCGGCCGCTTGGATATCGTGGAAAACCGCTACGTGGGTATGAAATCCCGCGGTTGCTACGAAACTCCCGGGGGCACCATTATTCTGAAAGCGCACCGCGCGATTGAGTCCATTACTCTGGATCGGGAAGTGGCGCATCTGAAGGACAGCTTAATGCCCAAATATGCCGAAGTTATTTACAACGGCTACTGGTGGAGTCCTGAGCGCAAGATGCTGCAAAAGGCTATTGATGAAACTCAAGAGCCAGTGAACGGCGATGTGCGGGTTAAGCTGTATAAAGGGGCCGTCCACGTAGTGGGCCGTCGCTCAGCAGATAGCCTGTTCGATGAGAAAGTCGCCACCTTTGAAGACGATGCTGGCGCCTACGATCAGAAAGACGCCGAGGGCTTTATTAAGCTCAATGCCTTGCGTATGCGTATCGCGGCCAGTAAGGGCCGCAACCTGCTGTAA
- the ccoN gene encoding cytochrome-c oxidase, cbb3-type subunit I gives MSSNLVAAGDHPVYDYKVVRQFAIMTIVWGIVGMGVGVLIAAQLVWPQLNDIFQPYTHFGRLRPLHTNAVIFAFGGCALFGTSYYVVQRTCQAKLWGGWLVPFTFWGWQLVIVLAAITLPLGLTSAKEYAELEWPIDILIAIVWVSYAAVFFGTIVKRKTSHIYVANWFYGGFILTVAVLHIVNSAAIPISWFKSYSAYAGAADAMVQWWYGHNAVGFFLTAGFLGMMYYFVPKQADRPVYSYQLSIVHFWALISIYIWAGAHHLHYSALPDWAQSLGMVMSLILLAPSWGGMINGIMTLSGAWHKLRTDPTLRFLVVSLSFYGMSTFEGPMMSIKTVNALSHNTDWTIGHVHSGALGWVAMISIGAVYHLLPILFGRKEMYSVKWINVHFWLATIGTVLYIASMWVNGIMQGLMWRAFNDDGTLTYSFVEAVQASYPGYFVRFLGGAFFLAGMVLMAYNAYCTAKAPKQSDAQADAEPQTV, from the coding sequence ATGAGTAGTAACCTAGTTGCGGCGGGCGACCACCCGGTGTACGACTATAAAGTCGTACGTCAGTTCGCAATCATGACCATTGTCTGGGGCATCGTCGGCATGGGGGTCGGCGTATTAATCGCGGCTCAGCTGGTCTGGCCCCAGTTAAACGATATTTTTCAGCCATATACCCACTTTGGCCGTTTGCGTCCGCTGCACACCAATGCGGTAATCTTCGCATTTGGTGGCTGTGCGCTGTTTGGTACCTCTTATTATGTGGTGCAGCGTACTTGTCAGGCTAAATTATGGGGTGGCTGGCTGGTGCCTTTCACTTTCTGGGGCTGGCAGTTGGTTATTGTTCTGGCGGCCATTACCCTGCCGCTGGGTCTGACTTCAGCAAAAGAGTATGCCGAGCTTGAGTGGCCCATCGATATTTTGATTGCTATTGTCTGGGTCTCTTACGCTGCGGTGTTCTTTGGCACTATTGTCAAACGTAAAACTTCGCACATCTACGTGGCTAACTGGTTCTACGGTGGTTTCATTCTTACTGTTGCGGTATTGCATATCGTCAATAGCGCCGCTATCCCGATTTCCTGGTTTAAATCCTACTCGGCCTATGCGGGCGCTGCCGATGCTATGGTGCAGTGGTGGTACGGCCACAACGCCGTGGGCTTTTTCCTGACCGCCGGCTTCTTGGGCATGATGTATTACTTTGTACCCAAGCAGGCTGATCGTCCGGTGTATTCCTATCAGCTTTCTATCGTGCACTTTTGGGCCCTGATTTCTATCTACATTTGGGCCGGTGCTCACCACCTGCATTACTCAGCATTGCCGGACTGGGCACAGAGCTTGGGTATGGTGATGTCACTGATTCTGTTGGCGCCCAGCTGGGGCGGTATGATCAACGGTATCATGACCTTGTCAGGGGCCTGGCATAAGCTTCGCACTGATCCCACCCTGCGCTTTTTGGTAGTGTCTCTGTCGTTCTACGGTATGTCGACCTTTGAAGGTCCGATGATGTCGATCAAAACCGTTAATGCGCTGAGCCACAACACTGACTGGACCATCGGTCACGTGCACTCTGGTGCCCTGGGCTGGGTGGCGATGATCTCCATCGGTGCTGTTTATCATTTGCTGCCTATTCTGTTCGGCCGCAAAGAGATGTACAGCGTGAAATGGATTAATGTCCACTTCTGGCTCGCCACCATAGGCACGGTGTTGTACATCGCCTCTATGTGGGTAAACGGCATTATGCAGGGCTTGATGTGGCGCGCGTTTAACGACGACGGTACCTTAACCTACAGCTTCGTTGAGGCTGTTCAGGCCAGCTACCCAGGATACTTTGTCCGCTTCCTCGGCGGCGCCTTCTTCCTTGCCGGTATGGTGTTGATGGCCTACAACGCCTACTGCACTGCCAAAGCACCAAAGCAGTCAGACGCACAAGCTGACGCTGAGCCACAGACGGTATAA
- the ccoO gene encoding cytochrome-c oxidase, cbb3-type subunit II, with product MKNHDIVEKNIGLMTVLVIVAISFGGLVEIVPQFFLKETTEPVAGLKPLGPVELEGRDIYIREGCHVCHTQMVRPLRAEVERYGHYSVAGESVYEHPFLWGSKRTGPDLARVGGRYSDDWHKVHLFNPRIVVPESNMPAFPWLYDNTLDGKHTEAKMRGLRKVGVPYTDEDIEGAGDKVRGVTEMDALVAYLQQLGTLLKEKR from the coding sequence ATGAAGAATCACGATATCGTCGAAAAAAATATCGGCTTGATGACCGTTTTGGTTATTGTCGCCATCAGTTTTGGCGGCCTGGTAGAAATTGTGCCGCAGTTCTTCCTCAAGGAGACCACTGAGCCTGTCGCTGGTTTGAAGCCATTGGGCCCGGTGGAACTTGAGGGGCGCGATATTTATATTCGCGAGGGCTGCCATGTCTGCCACACCCAGATGGTGCGCCCACTGCGCGCCGAAGTTGAGCGCTATGGCCATTATTCAGTGGCCGGTGAAAGTGTTTACGAGCACCCCTTCCTGTGGGGTTCCAAGCGCACGGGTCCGGACCTTGCCCGGGTCGGTGGTCGCTACTCGGACGACTGGCACAAAGTGCATCTGTTTAACCCGCGCATAGTGGTGCCCGAATCAAATATGCCTGCTTTCCCCTGGCTGTATGACAACACCCTGGATGGCAAGCACACTGAAGCGAAAATGCGCGGCCTGCGCAAAGTGGGCGTTCCCTATACCGATGAAGATATCGAGGGCGCCGGCGATAAAGTCAGAGGCGTGACCGAAATGGATGCGCTGGTGGCTTATTTGCAGCAGCTAGGCACGCTGCTGAAGGAGAAGCGCTAA
- a CDS encoding cbb3-type cytochrome c oxidase subunit 3 — MDKGTLGAISTVLVAIAFAAVCWWAFAPKRKKRFEEDANLPFADEQNDGEKQQAEKDTPSTDDVARRN, encoded by the coding sequence GTGGATAAGGGCACACTGGGTGCCATCAGCACTGTGCTGGTGGCCATAGCGTTTGCGGCGGTGTGCTGGTGGGCCTTTGCCCCTAAGCGCAAAAAACGTTTTGAAGAAGATGCCAACCTGCCGTTTGCCGATGAGCAAAACGACGGGGAAAAACAACAAGCAGAAAAAGACACTCCATCGACCGATGATGTAGCAAGGCGGAATTAA
- the ccoP gene encoding cytochrome-c oxidase, cbb3-type subunit III, giving the protein MSTFWSLWIIGLTLTNLVLVLWVLLANRKVAVRDDESPENRTTGHVYDGIEEYDNPLPRWWFKMFIATFVFAGAYLIIYPGLGAFEGIAGWTQEKQLAEHQQKAEALYSEQFGKYNAMPIEELARDPEAMKMGLRLFANNCAVCHGADGGGNHGFPNLTDNDWLWGGEPATIKQTITGGRKGVMPPWAAILGEEGVHETAEYVLSLSGREHDQTMASAGEAHFKQNCVACHGVDGKGNHALGAPNLTDDIWLYGGEPSDIRQTLRNGRNGVMPAQQELLKDSRIHLLAAYVYSLSLPFEEQE; this is encoded by the coding sequence ATGAGTACTTTTTGGAGCCTTTGGATTATCGGCCTGACCCTGACCAACCTGGTACTGGTGTTGTGGGTTTTGCTGGCCAATCGCAAGGTGGCGGTAAGGGACGACGAATCCCCTGAAAACCGCACCACAGGACATGTGTACGACGGCATTGAGGAGTACGACAATCCTCTGCCACGCTGGTGGTTTAAGATGTTTATTGCCACCTTTGTGTTTGCCGGTGCCTATCTGATTATTTACCCGGGGCTGGGGGCGTTTGAAGGTATCGCCGGCTGGACTCAGGAAAAGCAGCTGGCTGAGCATCAGCAAAAAGCTGAGGCCTTGTACTCCGAGCAGTTTGGTAAATACAACGCCATGCCTATTGAGGAGCTGGCGCGCGATCCTGAAGCCATGAAAATGGGGCTGCGTTTATTTGCCAACAACTGTGCAGTGTGCCATGGCGCCGATGGCGGTGGTAACCACGGCTTCCCCAACTTGACCGATAACGATTGGCTGTGGGGAGGCGAGCCGGCCACCATTAAGCAGACTATTACCGGCGGTCGTAAAGGTGTTATGCCACCCTGGGCTGCTATTTTGGGTGAAGAGGGCGTTCACGAAACCGCTGAATACGTTTTAAGCCTGTCGGGCCGTGAGCACGACCAAACCATGGCAAGTGCGGGTGAAGCGCACTTTAAGCAAAATTGTGTTGCCTGCCACGGGGTAGATGGTAAAGGGAATCACGCCCTGGGCGCACCTAACCTGACGGATGATATCTGGTTGTATGGTGGCGAGCCGAGCGATATTCGTCAGACGCTGCGTAATGGCCGCAATGGTGTTATGCCAGCCCAGCAAGAGCTGTTAAAAGACAGTCGTATCCATTTGTTGGCAGCGTATGTTTATAGCTTGTCCCTGCCTTTTGAGGAGCAAGAGTAA
- the ccoG gene encoding cytochrome c oxidase accessory protein CcoG: MSQDPASDDSPEGVRYINLYEAEDKVYTRHITGFYQKLRRYTGLPLILGFILMPWLVIDGRPAMLFDLPERKFHILWTTFWPQDGMYLAWLLIISAFLLFTVTVLVGRVWCGFTCPQTVWTQMFIWVEYICQGDRNKRIRLDAAPWSANKLMRKGATFTLWFVIALITGLTFVGYFVPIRDLIMGLVTIDVHPAAAFWVFFFTAATFINAGFMRQQVCKYMCPYARFQSVMYDRDTLTVFYDYVRGEKRGPRKANEDYKAAGKGDCIDCSWCVQVCPVDIDIRDGMQSECIDCGLCVDACNTVMDKMHYPRGLIRFTTEDNIKHGKTHVMRPRFIGYLVVLLVMISVFIYNLSTRTALGMEVLRDRGVRMYRISGKDVQNVYTIKINNMDSKPHQYNLAVDGDFDFQVQGFRPITVNSGEVFTMPVRVAVDRSELTEVKTSVTFTLSAKDNPDLVTEHETSFIGPQPRDR, encoded by the coding sequence GTGAGTCAAGATCCTGCTTCCGACGACAGCCCAGAAGGCGTTCGTTATATCAATCTCTATGAGGCGGAAGATAAGGTTTACACCCGTCACATAACCGGTTTTTATCAAAAGCTTCGTCGCTACACCGGCCTGCCGCTCATTCTCGGATTTATACTGATGCCCTGGCTGGTGATCGATGGCCGCCCGGCCATGTTGTTCGATTTGCCAGAGCGCAAGTTTCATATTCTTTGGACCACTTTTTGGCCCCAGGACGGTATGTATCTGGCCTGGTTGCTGATTATCAGTGCCTTTTTATTGTTTACCGTGACGGTGCTAGTGGGGCGCGTCTGGTGTGGTTTTACTTGTCCGCAAACCGTATGGACTCAGATGTTTATCTGGGTGGAGTACATTTGTCAGGGGGATCGCAATAAGCGTATCCGGCTGGACGCAGCGCCCTGGAGTGCAAACAAGCTGATGCGCAAGGGGGCGACTTTCACCCTTTGGTTTGTGATTGCACTGATTACCGGTCTCACCTTTGTCGGTTATTTTGTACCGATTCGCGATTTGATCATGGGGCTGGTAACCATCGATGTGCATCCGGCGGCTGCGTTCTGGGTGTTTTTCTTTACCGCTGCGACGTTTATCAATGCCGGGTTTATGCGCCAGCAGGTGTGCAAGTATATGTGCCCCTATGCGCGGTTTCAGTCGGTGATGTACGATCGCGATACCCTTACTGTGTTTTACGATTATGTGCGTGGCGAGAAACGCGGCCCGCGCAAGGCTAACGAAGACTACAAGGCAGCGGGTAAGGGCGATTGCATTGATTGCTCTTGGTGTGTGCAGGTGTGTCCTGTGGATATTGATATCCGCGACGGCATGCAATCTGAGTGTATCGATTGTGGATTGTGTGTAGATGCCTGCAACACGGTAATGGATAAAATGCATTACCCCCGTGGTTTAATTCGGTTTACCACCGAAGACAATATTAAACACGGCAAAACCCATGTAATGCGGCCGCGCTTTATTGGTTATCTGGTGGTCTTGTTGGTCATGATCAGTGTCTTTATCTACAACCTGTCTACTCGCACAGCCCTGGGGATGGAGGTGCTGCGCGATCGCGGTGTACGTATGTATCGTATCAGCGGTAAAGATGTACAGAATGTCTATACCATCAAAATCAATAATATGGATAGCAAACCACACCAGTACAATTTGGCCGTGGACGGTGATTTCGATTTTCAGGTCCAGGGCTTCAGGCCCATCACCGTCAACTCCGGTGAAGTGTTTACCATGCCCGTGCGAGTTGCGGTGGATCGCAGCGAACTCACCGAAGTAAAAACCAGCGTGACATTCACCCTGAGTGCCAAGGATAATCCGGACCTGGTAACGGAACACGAAACCTCTTTTATTGGCCCGCAACCGAGAGACCGCTAA
- a CDS encoding FixH family protein, which produces MQDRSANPWYREPWAWFVLTPLIVVVIVSLSFVTVAVRHADDTVIDNYYKQGRMINQSLEQDKRAANWQLQAELQWRGAKSEVNVELSSPVIPAPEELTLWLDHPFEESLDTRLTLQKVSDTSYRAQSPNLTHQWYVTLVPGRSDSGRTDSPWRLRGEINFDHREQWTLSPTVP; this is translated from the coding sequence ATGCAAGATCGTTCTGCCAACCCCTGGTATCGCGAGCCGTGGGCCTGGTTCGTTTTAACGCCCCTTATTGTAGTTGTGATTGTGTCGCTGAGTTTCGTCACTGTTGCGGTGCGTCACGCTGACGATACGGTAATCGACAACTATTACAAACAGGGCCGAATGATCAACCAGAGCCTGGAACAGGATAAGCGTGCGGCCAACTGGCAGTTGCAGGCCGAACTGCAGTGGCGCGGCGCTAAGAGCGAGGTTAACGTCGAGCTAAGTTCGCCGGTGATTCCCGCACCCGAAGAGCTGACTCTGTGGCTGGATCATCCGTTTGAAGAGTCTCTGGATACCCGCTTAACCCTGCAAAAGGTGTCGGATACCTCTTACCGCGCACAGAGCCCAAACCTTACACATCAGTGGTATGTCACCCTAGTGCCCGGCCGCTCCGACAGCGGCCGCACAGATTCTCCCTGGCGCTTACGTGGAGAAATTAATTTTGATCACAGGGAACAGTGGACTCTTTCGCCCACGGTACCCTAA
- a CDS encoding heavy metal translocating P-type ATPase, giving the protein MSEQTAADCGCYHCGLPLPRQQQYPVEIDGQTRFMCCPGCQAVASAIVSGGLEQFYQYRSELSEKPGAAGQDFSVYDLPELQEEFVLPLGQNRHQANLLLEGISCAACSWLIEKHLEPLTGLESVRVNVTSYRAQLVYDPAQIKLSELMSTLAAIGYQPRPATDEQQAQLDARENRRALLRLGVAGFGMMQAGMVAVGLYTGAVDEWQNLLRWLSLLLATPVVFYSAWPFFNNAWRSLRSGALVMDVPVALAIGLGYGASVWATLSGSGDVYFESIAMFVFFLLLGRYLELRSRTRSRIGLANVAQLLPPVAERLNDGIWQQVPMRLLQLGDRVRVSAGQSFCADGVVLAGSSCADESLLTGESRPVAKTVGDFVIAGSGNIDSPVEIEVMAMGADTRLSSIERLIDRAQKDKPRRALIADRVARYFVAAVLLVCAGVYCYWHFTEPTRALWVALSVLVVTCPCALALAMPTALTTAAEYLRRQGVLMTRGHVLESLEQIDRVIFDKTGTLTSGHLSVSEYIPLQGKENREAHLAIAAALEEGSSHPIASAFAPWRGQFKAEGIKQNTGQGVSGLVNGERYQLGRPDAIDSHLAAPPGDCLWLLLADTRGPLAWVGLADPLRPEAAEVVARLQQQGIAVELLSGDAEANVARVARTLGITDYRAGASPDDKLSHLAKRQRLGDKVLMVGDGINDVPVLSAADVSLAMARASDLAQTHADALLLADSLQPLPLALHRARRTGTIVRQNLGLSLLYNLLALPLAAAGMVAPWAAALGMTTSSLLVVANALRLSR; this is encoded by the coding sequence ATGAGTGAGCAAACAGCAGCGGATTGCGGCTGCTATCACTGCGGCCTGCCTTTACCCCGACAGCAGCAATACCCCGTCGAAATTGATGGCCAGACCCGTTTTATGTGTTGCCCCGGCTGCCAGGCGGTGGCCTCGGCCATTGTCAGTGGTGGTCTAGAGCAGTTTTATCAATATCGCAGCGAATTAAGTGAGAAGCCGGGGGCGGCGGGGCAGGACTTTTCGGTTTACGACTTACCCGAGCTGCAGGAAGAGTTTGTTCTGCCTTTGGGGCAGAACAGGCATCAGGCGAACTTACTGCTTGAGGGAATCTCCTGCGCCGCTTGCAGCTGGCTAATTGAAAAGCATCTGGAGCCCCTAACTGGCCTCGAGTCGGTGCGGGTTAATGTCACCAGCTATCGTGCCCAGTTAGTGTACGATCCCGCGCAAATAAAACTCAGTGAGTTAATGTCCACCCTCGCAGCGATTGGCTATCAGCCCAGGCCCGCCACCGATGAACAGCAGGCACAGTTGGATGCACGCGAAAACCGTCGCGCGCTCTTGCGCTTGGGGGTGGCCGGTTTTGGCATGATGCAGGCTGGTATGGTGGCCGTAGGACTCTACACCGGGGCCGTGGACGAATGGCAAAACCTGTTGCGTTGGTTGAGCCTGCTATTGGCCACTCCCGTGGTTTTTTACAGCGCCTGGCCGTTTTTTAATAATGCCTGGCGCAGTCTAAGAAGCGGCGCCCTGGTTATGGACGTGCCTGTCGCCCTGGCAATTGGGTTGGGGTACGGAGCCAGTGTGTGGGCGACACTGAGCGGTAGCGGCGATGTCTATTTCGAATCCATCGCCATGTTTGTCTTCTTCCTGCTGTTGGGGCGTTATTTAGAGTTGCGCTCGCGCACCCGCAGCCGTATCGGTCTTGCCAATGTGGCGCAGCTGCTGCCGCCGGTGGCGGAGCGCCTCAATGATGGCATATGGCAGCAGGTGCCGATGCGGTTATTACAGCTGGGTGACCGGGTGCGTGTCAGTGCAGGGCAGAGTTTTTGCGCCGATGGGGTGGTGCTCGCTGGCAGCAGTTGCGCTGATGAATCCCTATTGACCGGTGAGTCTCGCCCGGTCGCTAAAACGGTGGGGGATTTTGTCATCGCCGGCAGCGGTAATATCGACAGCCCTGTGGAAATTGAAGTGATGGCAATGGGTGCGGACACCCGCTTGTCTTCGATTGAGCGGCTGATCGACCGGGCGCAAAAAGACAAACCGCGCCGGGCCCTGATCGCCGATCGAGTGGCGCGTTATTTTGTCGCCGCCGTGCTCTTGGTCTGTGCTGGGGTGTATTGTTATTGGCACTTTACCGAGCCCACTCGAGCCCTCTGGGTAGCGCTGTCTGTGCTGGTCGTAACCTGTCCCTGTGCGCTAGCACTAGCCATGCCCACAGCCTTAACAACAGCGGCTGAATATTTACGACGCCAGGGCGTGCTGATGACCCGCGGGCACGTACTGGAAAGCCTGGAGCAAATTGACCGGGTTATTTTTGATAAAACTGGCACGCTTACCAGCGGGCACTTGTCGGTGTCTGAATACATTCCCCTGCAAGGAAAAGAGAACCGCGAGGCCCACTTGGCCATTGCTGCGGCTCTGGAAGAGGGCAGTTCGCATCCCATTGCCAGTGCGTTTGCGCCATGGCGCGGGCAGTTTAAAGCCGAGGGCATTAAACAAAACACGGGCCAGGGCGTCAGTGGCCTGGTTAATGGCGAGCGCTATCAGCTCGGGCGACCCGATGCGATCGATAGCCATCTTGCCGCGCCGCCCGGCGACTGTCTCTGGTTGTTGCTGGCCGATACGCGCGGACCATTGGCGTGGGTAGGCCTAGCCGATCCGCTGCGTCCAGAGGCCGCCGAGGTCGTCGCTCGCTTGCAGCAGCAGGGAATTGCGGTGGAGCTACTGAGCGGCGACGCCGAAGCCAACGTAGCGCGAGTGGCGCGAACGCTGGGGATAACCGACTATCGCGCCGGGGCCTCGCCCGACGACAAACTGTCGCACCTGGCCAAACGTCAGCGCCTGGGTGATAAAGTACTGATGGTGGGTGATGGCATTAACGATGTGCCGGTGCTTTCCGCCGCGGATGTTTCTCTGGCTATGGCAAGAGCCTCGGATTTGGCGCAAACCCACGCAGACGCTCTGTTGTTGGCGGACAGCTTGCAACCTTTGCCCTTGGCTTTACACAGAGCCAGACGCACGGGCACGATAGTGCGGCAAAACCTGGGATTGTCACTTTTGTATAATCTACTCGCTCTGCCCTTGGCGGCAGCCGGGATGGTGGCGCCCTGGGCAGCGGCGCTGGGTATGACCACCAGTTCGCTGCTGGTGGTCGCTAACGCCCTGCGTTTATCTCGTTAA
- the ccoS gene encoding cbb3-type cytochrome oxidase assembly protein CcoS, whose translation MDSLFFLIPVALVFVAIAVRVLFWAINSGQYDNLDTEAHRILFDDERDYKKVPPSPNSENEPQQNDEQNRG comes from the coding sequence GTGGATAGCTTATTTTTCTTGATCCCTGTGGCACTGGTTTTTGTCGCCATCGCTGTACGAGTGCTCTTCTGGGCGATCAACTCGGGCCAGTATGACAATCTGGATACCGAAGCGCACCGCATTTTATTTGACGATGAGCGGGACTATAAAAAGGTGCCACCATCACCGAACTCTGAAAACGAACCCCAGCAAAACGACGAGCAAAACCGTGGCTGA
- a CDS encoding sulfite exporter TauE/SafE family protein — protein MAEPLSLAAGLLLGFFSSSHCVGMCGGIMGALTLAVGQVSGARKMAIVVSYNIGRIASYTLMGALVALAGEQLTAMGAGNGLRLLAALLLLAMALYLLDWWRGLTHLEALGGRLWRFLQPWGQRLMPVRTPGSALLLGAIWGWLPCGLVYTALSYAMLQASSAAGAGFMFAFGVGTLPAVILVAVAADPVMRLMRARKVRILAALLLVIFAIWTAYGAMGGHSHQHHESSDRPSSVLPASENSPEPHQHHHHSH, from the coding sequence GTGGCTGAGCCTTTGAGTCTCGCGGCGGGCCTGCTGCTGGGTTTTTTTAGCAGCAGCCATTGTGTGGGCATGTGCGGGGGCATCATGGGGGCCTTGACTCTCGCGGTTGGGCAGGTTTCCGGGGCGCGCAAGATGGCGATCGTGGTGAGCTATAACATAGGCCGAATTGCCAGTTACACGCTTATGGGCGCTTTGGTGGCTCTGGCTGGGGAGCAATTAACGGCCATGGGGGCCGGTAATGGGCTGCGTTTGTTGGCGGCGCTGTTACTTTTGGCCATGGCTTTGTATCTATTGGATTGGTGGCGAGGCTTAACCCACCTCGAGGCTTTAGGCGGCCGACTGTGGCGTTTTCTACAGCCCTGGGGCCAGCGGCTAATGCCAGTGCGCACTCCTGGCAGTGCGCTGTTGCTTGGAGCGATATGGGGCTGGTTGCCCTGCGGTCTGGTTTACACCGCCCTGAGTTATGCAATGCTACAGGCCAGCAGTGCTGCTGGCGCCGGGTTTATGTTCGCCTTTGGTGTTGGAACCTTACCAGCGGTTATTCTAGTGGCCGTTGCCGCAGACCCGGTGATGCGGCTCATGCGCGCGCGCAAAGTGCGCATTCTAGCAGCGCTCTTGTTGGTCATTTTTGCAATCTGGACGGCATATGGTGCAATGGGTGGTCACAGTCACCAGCACCACGAGTCTTCGGATAGGCCTTCAAGTGTTTTACCCGCTAGCGAGAATTCGCCCGAACCCCACCAGCATCACCATCACAGCCACTAA
- a CDS encoding MBL fold metallo-hydrolase encodes MQKTWLMGLVLTSIVAASANAQDDVSFKTNEIAKGLYVISGVGGFAGGNILVSTGEDGTVMIDDSIPPLLGKLRQTVEKIADSDIEFLINTHLHGDHTGNNLSFAKTGTHIIGHENVRKRMAADEEKDPQALPVLTFSEEVSFYLNHQQAQVIHVARAHTDGDAIIYFPEANVLHTGDVLFNGMFPFIDLDNGGSVQGYLDAQMKVLELADEQTIIVPGHGPLARKADVLSAHEMLIDARKRVAAMIMDGKKEEQIVAANPLEVYHDDWNWDFITTEKMTRQLHRDLHMHGDGSHAHGHHHH; translated from the coding sequence ATGCAAAAAACTTGGTTAATGGGGCTTGTATTAACGAGCATTGTCGCAGCATCGGCTAACGCACAAGATGATGTTAGTTTTAAAACCAATGAAATCGCTAAAGGTCTGTATGTTATTTCCGGTGTAGGCGGCTTTGCTGGCGGTAATATATTGGTCAGCACAGGTGAGGACGGCACGGTAATGATTGATGATTCCATCCCGCCGCTCCTTGGTAAGTTACGTCAAACCGTGGAAAAAATTGCCGATAGCGACATTGAATTTCTCATAAATACGCATCTGCATGGCGATCATACTGGCAACAATCTGAGCTTTGCCAAAACTGGCACTCATATTATTGGTCACGAGAATGTTCGCAAGCGCATGGCTGCCGACGAGGAAAAGGATCCGCAGGCGCTGCCGGTGCTGACATTTAGCGAAGAAGTTTCTTTTTATCTCAATCATCAGCAAGCCCAGGTTATTCACGTGGCTCGCGCTCACACCGACGGCGATGCCATTATTTATTTCCCCGAGGCCAATGTCCTGCATACCGGCGATGTGCTGTTTAATGGGATGTTTCCTTTTATCGATCTCGATAATGGCGGTTCGGTGCAGGGTTATTTGGATGCGCAAATGAAGGTGTTAGAGCTTGCCGACGAACAGACAATCATCGTCCCCGGTCACGGCCCTCTGGCTCGCAAAGCAGATGTTCTTAGTGCTCATGAGATGCTGATTGATGCGCGTAAACGCGTCGCGGCGATGATTATGGATGGCAAAAAAGAAGAGCAGATTGTGGCAGCCAATCCGCTTGAGGTCTACCACGATGACTGGAACTGGGATTTTATTACCACAGAAAAAATGACTCGCCAGTTGCATCGCGACCTGCATATGCACGGCGATGGTTCCCATGCTCACGGTCATCACCATCATTGA